In one Gopherus evgoodei ecotype Sinaloan lineage chromosome 1, rGopEvg1_v1.p, whole genome shotgun sequence genomic region, the following are encoded:
- the RPL24 gene encoding 60S ribosomal protein L24 → MKVELCSFSGYKIYPGHGRRYARTDGKVFQFLNAKCESAFLSKRNPRQINWTVLYRRKHKKGQSEEIQKKRTRRAVKFQRAITGASLAEIMAKRNQKPEVRKAQREQAIRAAKEAKKAKQATKKSTPSTTKAPTKAAPKQKIMKPVKVSAPRVGGKR, encoded by the exons ATGAA GGTCGAGCTGTGCAGCTTCAGCGGCTACAAGATCTACCCGGGTCACGGCCGCCGCTACGCCCGCACGGACGGCAAG GTTTTCCAGTTCTTGAATGCAAAATGCGAATCTGCATTTCTTTCCAAGAGAAACCCCCGTCAGATCAACTGGACTGTTCTGTACAGGCGCAAACACAAGAAAGGGCAGTCT GAAGAAATACAAAAGAAGCGCACGCGCCGTGCAGTCaagttccagagggctatcactgGTGCATCTTTGGCTGAAATAATGGCCAAGAGAAATCAGAAGCCTGAAGTGCGAAAGGCCCAGCGGGAACAAGCCATTAG GGCTGCCAAAGAAGCCAAGAAGGCTAAGCAGGCAACCAAGAAGTCTACACCCTCTACAACAAAG GCTCCCACAAAGGCTGCACCTAAACAAAAGATTATGAAGCCAGTGAAAGTTTCTGCTCCTCGTGTTGGTGGAAAGCGCTAA